A single genomic interval of Oryzomonas sagensis harbors:
- a CDS encoding cytochrome c3 family protein, which yields MGTEKYVHGPVATGECTFCHKQTGKHKFEAIENTGKLCAECHERLDTHKYVHAPVKQGKCFTCHDSHQSPNKYQLRAAGAELCFKCHDRSIMKGKFVHGPVAVGSCTTCHAVHQGDFPKLLRTTVNAVCFECHADKAEAFKNKKFTHAPVQKSCTACHDAHSGEYRYNFKADGSEELCLGCHKEKQTDINSATVKHKGLATEKKCLACHDPHVSDYVKQLTMQPADLCMSCHNREYGSGTTRVANMKAMLDANTDFHGPIKQKDCSGCHNTHGSKNFRILRENFPPVFYAGYNPENYKLCYMCHEKSLADDERTTKLTAFRNGDQNLHFVHVNKAVKGRTCRACHDAHATNNPRHVRDTVPFNAWKLPVGFEKTADGGRCLPGCHKQFAYDRKHAVKNQ from the coding sequence ATGGGTACCGAAAAATATGTTCATGGTCCCGTGGCCACGGGCGAATGTACCTTCTGCCACAAGCAGACCGGGAAACACAAGTTCGAGGCCATAGAGAACACGGGCAAGCTGTGCGCCGAGTGCCACGAGCGTCTCGATACCCACAAGTATGTCCATGCACCGGTCAAGCAGGGTAAATGCTTCACCTGCCACGATTCTCACCAGTCCCCCAATAAGTACCAGCTTCGTGCCGCCGGCGCGGAACTCTGCTTCAAGTGCCACGACCGCTCCATCATGAAGGGCAAGTTCGTCCATGGGCCGGTTGCCGTGGGGAGTTGCACCACCTGCCACGCCGTACACCAGGGCGATTTCCCCAAACTGCTGCGGACAACCGTCAACGCCGTCTGTTTCGAATGCCATGCCGATAAGGCCGAGGCCTTCAAAAACAAGAAGTTCACCCATGCTCCGGTTCAGAAGTCCTGCACCGCCTGCCATGATGCCCATAGCGGCGAGTACCGGTACAACTTCAAGGCCGATGGTTCGGAGGAACTCTGCCTTGGCTGCCATAAGGAAAAACAGACGGATATCAACTCGGCGACCGTGAAGCACAAGGGGCTTGCCACGGAAAAGAAATGCCTTGCCTGCCATGACCCCCATGTCTCCGATTACGTCAAACAGTTGACCATGCAACCTGCGGACCTCTGCATGAGCTGTCATAACAGGGAGTATGGGAGCGGTACGACGCGGGTGGCAAATATGAAGGCCATGCTGGATGCCAATACGGATTTTCACGGTCCCATAAAGCAGAAGGACTGCTCGGGGTGCCACAACACCCACGGTTCCAAGAATTTCAGGATTCTGCGCGAAAACTTCCCCCCGGTTTTTTACGCCGGCTATAACCCGGAAAATTACAAGCTGTGCTACATGTGCCATGAAAAATCCCTGGCCGACGATGAGCGAACCACAAAATTGACCGCCTTCAGGAATGGCGATCAAAACCTGCATTTCGTCCATGTCAACAAGGCGGTAAAGGGGCGCACCTGCCGGGCATGCCACGATGCCCACGCGACCAACAATCCCCGCCACGTGCGGGATACGGTTCCCTTTAACGCCTGGAAACTGCCGGTCGGTTTCGAGAAGACCGCCGATGGCGGACGGTGTCTGCCGGGGTGCCACAAGCAGTTCGCCTATGACCGGAAGCATGCGGTGAAGAATCAATAA
- a CDS encoding tetratricopeptide repeat protein — translation MVALTAVSSWAADGTASKAAAEKEPPPVSAPAAPHSRDNEILGLREQIARAPDDAVLYVRLGYLLLDADAPAEAKTAFDEALKRNQHSHAAMTGEGILLARAGNLREAEQVLKTALLRNPNPVRTHYELGRVYEASGDLDKALAEYKEGIAKFRQGRK, via the coding sequence ATGGTCGCACTCACGGCCGTTTCTTCCTGGGCGGCAGACGGAACCGCGTCCAAGGCGGCCGCGGAAAAGGAGCCGCCGCCCGTTTCTGCCCCGGCCGCCCCGCACTCTCGGGACAATGAAATCCTCGGCCTGCGGGAGCAGATCGCTCGGGCACCGGACGACGCCGTCCTGTATGTGCGCCTGGGATACCTGCTGCTGGACGCCGACGCCCCGGCAGAGGCAAAGACGGCGTTTGACGAGGCGCTGAAACGCAATCAGCACTCCCATGCCGCCATGACGGGGGAGGGGATTCTCCTGGCCCGCGCCGGGAATCTCCGGGAGGCCGAGCAGGTATTGAAAACGGCCCTGCTCCGCAATCCGAATCCGGTCAGGACCCACTATGAGCTGGGGCGCGTGTACGAGGCCTCGGGCGACCTCGACAAGGCGCTGGCGGAGTACAAAGAGGGTATAGCGAAATTCCGGCAGGGGAGAAAGTGA
- a CDS encoding TlpA disulfide reductase family protein: MIRTIPLSTVLRALKRTALPGVLVAACAGLPATPADATLQLLQSGMEAPDFSLRQLSGGQRSFANLKGEKLTILLVWSTWDKKSEQALARMEKLYQKYRDHGLAVVAIKADVQERADGVMAQARSTVERLKLSYPVLVDSGLDYFHDLGIIALPTTVIVDKERVIRYELSGYPLVGAEEMADFVXSLEGAKPAIAAKKGYQPTKNALRFYNMGRNTLKSGRMAESSEMWFKKAIEADPAFVLPHISLGKFYMQRGDKALAEAQFREALGKEPTHVIALCESALLLFEDGRLAEGQNLLESALKADESYTPCYYYAGFAYGKQDKPEDALRMFDAAEKINPLDYNLYVYKGRMFEGQKKPQEAAGAYRKALETIFQTDDILRRTQLNPGSKTGEGILLARAGNLKEAEQVLTAALLRNPNPVRTHYELGRVYEASGDPHKALAEYQEGIAKYRQGRK, from the coding sequence ATGATCAGGACGATCCCCCTATCCACTGTTTTGCGTGCCTTGAAAAGAACCGCGCTGCCGGGTGTTTTGGTCGCGGCCTGTGCGGGCCTGCCCGCCACTCCCGCCGATGCGACGCTCCAGCTGCTCCAGTCCGGCATGGAGGCCCCCGATTTTTCCCTGCGTCAGCTGTCCGGCGGACAGAGGTCGTTTGCCAACCTGAAGGGGGAAAAACTGACGATCCTCCTGGTCTGGTCCACCTGGGACAAAAAATCGGAACAGGCCCTGGCCCGGATGGAGAAGCTGTATCAAAAATACCGCGACCACGGGCTTGCGGTCGTGGCCATCAAAGCGGATGTGCAGGAGCGTGCCGATGGCGTAATGGCGCAGGCCCGTTCGACCGTCGAGCGGCTCAAGCTGAGCTATCCGGTTCTCGTGGACAGCGGTCTGGACTATTTCCACGATCTCGGCATCATTGCCCTGCCCACGACGGTCATTGTGGACAAGGAGCGGGTCATCCGGTACGAGCTTTCCGGCTATCCCCTGGTGGGCGCGGAAGAGATGGCGGATTTCGTGANATCCCTGGAGGGGGCGAAACCGGCCATAGCGGCGAAGAAGGGATATCAGCCGACCAAGAACGCGCTTCGTTTCTACAACATGGGGCGGAACACCCTGAAGTCGGGGCGCATGGCCGAGAGTTCCGAGATGTGGTTCAAGAAGGCCATCGAGGCGGACCCCGCGTTTGTCCTGCCCCACATCAGCCTGGGCAAATTCTATATGCAGCGTGGGGACAAGGCCCTGGCCGAGGCGCAGTTCCGGGAGGCCCTGGGCAAGGAGCCGACCCACGTCATTGCCTTGTGCGAATCGGCTCTGCTGTTGTTCGAGGACGGCCGGCTGGCGGAAGGGCAGAACTTGCTGGAGAGCGCCTTGAAGGCGGACGAATCCTACACGCCGTGTTATTACTATGCGGGTTTTGCCTATGGCAAACAGGACAAGCCGGAGGATGCGTTGCGGATGTTCGACGCGGCGGAGAAGATCAATCCGCTGGACTACAACCTGTACGTGTACAAGGGGCGGATGTTTGAAGGGCAGAAAAAACCGCAGGAAGCTGCTGGGGCCTACCGCAAGGCCCTGGAAACCATTTTTCAGACCGACGATATCCTGCGGCGCACACAACTGAACCCCGGCAGCAAGACGGGGGAGGGGATTCTCCTGGCCCGCGCCGGGAATCTCAAGGAGGCCGAGCAGGTATTGACAGCGGCCCTGCTCCGCAATCCGAATCCGGTCAGGACCCACTATGAATTGGGGCGCGTGTACGAAGCATCGGGTGATCCCCACAAGGCCCTGGCGGAGTACCAAGAAGGCATAGCAAAGTATCGGCAGGGGAGAAAATGA
- a CDS encoding TlpA disulfide reductase family protein, giving the protein MSRKRVSTRDLFLKRTALLATLFTAYGMFLFTPAAATLQQLQSGMEAPDFSLRQLSGEQRSFANLKGEKLTILLVWSTWDKKSEQALARMEKLYQKYRDQGLAVVAINADGQKISAADLARIRSTVERLKLSYPVLVDSGLDYFHDLGIIALPTTVIVDKERVIRYELSGYPLVGAEEMADFVSASLEGAKPAIAAKKGYQPTKNALRFYNMGRNTLKSGRMAESSEMWFKKAIEADPAFVLPHISLGKFYMQRGDKALAEAQFREALGKEPTHVIALCESALLLFEDGRLAEGQNLLESALKADESYTPCYYYAGFAYGKQDKPEEALRMFDAAEKINPLDYNLYVYKGRMFEGQKKPREAAGAYRKALETILQIH; this is encoded by the coding sequence ATGTCCCGAAAAAGAGTTTCAACCCGTGATCTTTTTTTGAAGAGAACCGCGCTTCTGGCCACACTGTTCACCGCGTACGGCATGTTCCTGTTCACCCCGGCGGCTGCGACGCTCCAGCAGCTCCAGTCCGGCATGGAGGCCCCCGATTTTTCCCTGCGTCAGCTGTCCGGCGAACAGAGGTCGTTCGCCAACCTGAAAGGGGAGAAGCTGACGATCCTCCTGGTCTGGTCCACCTGGGACAAAAAATCGGAACAGGCCCTGGCCCGGATGGAGAAGCTGTATCAAAAATACCGCGACCAGGGACTTGCGGTCGTGGCCATCAACGCTGACGGGCAGAAGATCTCCGCCGCCGACCTGGCGCGGATTCGCTCGACCGTCGAGCGGCTCAAGCTGAGCTATCCGGTTCTCGTGGACAGCGGTCTGGACTATTTCCACGATCTCGGCATCATTGCCCTGCCCACGACGGTCATTGTGGACAAGGAGCGGGTCATCCGGTACGAGCTTTCCGGCTATCCCCTGGTGGGCGCGGAAGAGATGGCGGATTTCGTGAGCGCATCCCTGGAGGGGGCGAAACCGGCCATAGCGGCGAAGAAGGGATATCAGCCGACCAAGAACGCGCTTCGTTTCTACAACATGGGGCGGAACACCCTGAAGTCGGGGCGCATGGCCGAGAGTTCCGAGATGTGGTTCAAGAAGGCCATCGAGGCGGACCCCGCGTTTGTCCTGCCCCACATCAGCCTGGGCAAGTTCTATATGCAACGTGGGGACAAGGCCCTGGCCGAGGCGCAGTTCCGGGAGGCCCTGGGCAAGGAGCCGACCCACGTCATTGCCCTGTGCGAATCGGCTCTGCTGTTGTTCGAGGACGGCCGGCTGGCGGAAGGGCAGAACTTGCTGGAGAGCGCCTTGAAGGCGGACGAATCCTACACGCCGTGTTATTACTATGCGGGTTTTGCCTATGGCAAGCAGGACAAGCCGGAGGAGGCGTTGCGGATGTTCGACGCGGCGGAGAAGATCAATCCGCTGGACTACAACCTGTACGTGTACAAGGGGCGGATGTTTGAAGGGCAGAAAAAACCGCGGGAAGCTGCTGGGGCCTACCGCAAGGCCCTGGAAACCATACTCCAGATTCACTAG
- a CDS encoding DUF342 domain-containing protein encodes MMSDTSAGDGAKESIPGKEFKKLGYSLFIAISKDKQECLCSYVPRPQGSMMTRDDLNGYLAAAGVKGNFNEGALNTFAVNAAAGQAQRNVVVATGIPPVNGIDGWLSYTVQPAVAAQADGDDSAAIDLHQVQTFINVMPGDEIAHVTPPTPGSAGKSVTGETIPPLPGKPLALKIGKNITVEDDGERLVASAAGRVCVASGEISVEEEYVVSGDVNFRVGSIVFNGIVEVRGDVLDDFSVHATKGLRVTGNIGNCSIQSGGDISLCGMDGQGKGSIVCGGSIKAQFIHDCIVECAGDIIVEVELHNCIVRSLGRIIVNRGAIAGGSYTALGGIEAKKIGSMASVRTKLTVGVDYHDAEELERLMEELALNHKQSGEAGTLQEIEELRQKRAALTDRIMEIRSKVDERANPKVNVKGTLYDNSLLVVGMQNEEIKDPHDGPLSATENTIDSGLRYLSLTSLDVKAGDIEKAFILEYQKR; translated from the coding sequence ATGATGAGCGACACATCGGCAGGAGATGGAGCCAAGGAGAGCATCCCGGGCAAGGAATTCAAGAAGCTCGGCTACAGCCTGTTTATCGCCATTTCCAAGGACAAGCAGGAATGCCTTTGCAGCTATGTGCCGCGCCCGCAGGGGTCCATGATGACTCGGGACGACCTGAATGGCTACCTGGCGGCAGCCGGGGTGAAAGGAAACTTTAACGAAGGCGCCCTCAACACCTTTGCGGTCAATGCCGCTGCCGGACAAGCGCAGCGCAACGTGGTGGTGGCAACCGGCATCCCGCCCGTCAACGGGATCGACGGCTGGCTTTCCTATACGGTACAACCGGCCGTTGCCGCCCAAGCGGATGGCGATGACAGCGCCGCCATCGACCTGCACCAGGTTCAGACCTTTATCAACGTCATGCCGGGCGACGAGATCGCCCACGTTACGCCCCCAACCCCCGGGTCAGCCGGCAAAAGCGTGACCGGCGAGACCATCCCCCCCCTGCCCGGCAAACCCCTGGCCCTCAAAATCGGCAAAAATATCACCGTCGAGGACGATGGAGAGCGGCTTGTGGCCAGTGCCGCCGGCAGGGTATGCGTGGCCTCCGGCGAAATATCCGTTGAGGAAGAGTACGTGGTGTCCGGGGATGTCAACTTCAGGGTCGGCTCGATCGTCTTCAACGGCATCGTTGAAGTGCGCGGGGACGTGCTCGACGATTTCAGCGTCCACGCCACCAAGGGGCTGCGCGTCACCGGCAATATCGGCAACTGCAGCATCCAGAGCGGCGGCGACATTTCCCTCTGCGGCATGGATGGCCAGGGAAAGGGAAGCATCGTGTGCGGCGGCAGCATCAAGGCGCAGTTCATCCATGACTGCATCGTCGAATGCGCCGGCGATATCATCGTTGAGGTGGAGTTGCACAACTGCATCGTCAGGTCGCTGGGCAGGATCATCGTCAACAGGGGGGCGATTGCCGGAGGCTCGTATACCGCGCTGGGAGGGATTGAAGCCAAAAAGATCGGATCGATGGCCTCGGTCAGGACAAAGCTGACCGTGGGCGTCGATTATCACGATGCCGAAGAACTCGAAAGGCTTATGGAGGAGCTTGCCCTCAACCACAAGCAGAGCGGGGAGGCGGGAACGCTTCAGGAAATCGAGGAGTTGCGCCAGAAAAGGGCAGCCCTGACGGACCGGATCATGGAAATCCGCTCAAAGGTCGATGAACGGGCCAACCCGAAGGTCAATGTCAAAGGGACTCTCTACGACAACAGTCTGCTGGTGGTCGGGATGCAGAACGAAGAGATCAAGGACCCCCATGACGGGCCTCTCAGCGCAACCGAGAACACGATTGACAGCGGACTTCGCTATCTTTCCCTGACCAGCCTGGACGTCAAGGCAGGCGACATCGAGAAGGCCTTTATTCTCGAGTATCAAAAAAGGTAG
- the htpG gene encoding molecular chaperone HtpG, translating to MSKTTKQFQTEVQQLLDLVIHSLYSNRDIFLRELISNASDAIDKVRFEAHSNESVLEGNSDWKIKLIPNKDAGTLTILDNGIGMNIAEVEENIGTIARSGTKAFMQSLKDKVSSDNPELIGQFGVGFYASFMVADKVTLFTRAAGSIETGCCWESAGDGSYSIEPCSREKRGTEIVLHLKDEFKEYLDEWKIRSIIKKYSDYIQYPVVMDVTRTEVPKGVDGTEIEGAGTIEKTEEEILNSMKAIWARSKSDVTEEEYNEFYKHISHDFENPFRTIHFSAEGTSEFKALVYLPAHKPFDMFFADRKKGLQLYVKRVFITDKCEELIPDYLRFVKGVVDSSDLPLNVSREILQEDVQIKRIQKNLVGKVLSTLAEEKEKDYDSYVTFWKEFGQVLKEGVHFDFANKEKLQDLLLFESTRSESGSFVSLKEYVERMPETQKEIYFITGTSREALEQSPHLEVFRSKGFEVLFLTDPVDEWVVQALTEYDGKQLKAVDRGDISIDSEEEKKEKEKKREEAQKEYSDLVSLITDRLKDKIKEVRFSNRLTDSACCLVADEHGMNANMERIMKALNQSVPESKRILELNPDHAILKVMAELHTADKDAPALGDYADLLYDQALLTEGSPIKDPLRFTKLVSELMVKAAAK from the coding sequence ATGTCCAAGACGACCAAACAGTTCCAGACCGAGGTACAGCAACTTCTCGATCTGGTCATCCATTCCCTCTACTCCAATCGCGACATTTTCCTGCGTGAACTGATCTCCAACGCATCCGACGCCATCGACAAGGTACGCTTTGAGGCCCACTCCAACGAATCGGTACTGGAAGGAAACAGCGACTGGAAGATCAAGCTCATCCCCAATAAGGATGCGGGCACCCTGACCATCCTCGACAACGGCATCGGCATGAACATCGCCGAGGTCGAGGAGAACATCGGCACCATTGCCCGTTCCGGCACCAAAGCCTTCATGCAGAGCCTCAAGGACAAGGTATCCAGCGACAACCCGGAACTGATCGGCCAGTTCGGCGTCGGTTTTTACGCATCATTCATGGTCGCCGACAAGGTTACGCTCTTCACGCGCGCGGCCGGCTCCATCGAGACGGGATGCTGCTGGGAATCCGCCGGCGATGGCTCCTACAGCATCGAACCGTGCAGCCGGGAAAAGCGCGGCACCGAGATTGTCCTGCACCTGAAGGATGAGTTCAAAGAGTATCTGGACGAGTGGAAGATCCGCTCCATCATTAAAAAGTACTCGGATTACATCCAGTACCCCGTGGTGATGGACGTTACGCGTACCGAAGTGCCCAAGGGAGTGGACGGCACGGAGATCGAGGGGGCCGGCACCATCGAGAAGACGGAAGAGGAAATCCTCAACTCCATGAAGGCCATCTGGGCGCGTTCCAAAAGCGATGTGACCGAAGAGGAGTACAACGAGTTCTACAAGCACATCTCCCATGACTTCGAGAACCCCTTCCGCACCATACACTTTTCGGCCGAAGGCACCAGTGAATTCAAGGCGCTGGTGTACCTGCCGGCCCACAAGCCGTTCGACATGTTCTTCGCCGACCGCAAAAAAGGGCTGCAGCTCTATGTCAAACGGGTCTTCATCACCGACAAGTGCGAAGAACTGATCCCCGACTACCTGCGTTTCGTCAAGGGCGTGGTGGATTCCTCCGACCTTCCCCTTAACGTTTCCCGCGAGATCCTCCAGGAGGATGTACAGATCAAGCGCATCCAGAAGAATCTGGTCGGCAAGGTCCTCTCCACCCTGGCCGAGGAAAAGGAAAAGGACTACGATTCCTACGTGACGTTCTGGAAGGAGTTCGGCCAGGTTCTCAAGGAAGGGGTCCACTTCGACTTTGCCAACAAGGAAAAACTCCAGGACCTGCTCTTGTTCGAAAGCACGCGGAGCGAGAGCGGCTCCTTCGTATCGTTGAAAGAGTACGTGGAGCGCATGCCCGAGACACAGAAGGAGATCTATTTCATCACCGGCACCAGCCGCGAAGCCCTGGAGCAATCGCCGCACCTGGAGGTGTTCCGCTCGAAGGGCTTCGAGGTGCTGTTCCTGACCGACCCGGTGGACGAATGGGTGGTCCAGGCGCTTACCGAATACGACGGCAAACAGCTCAAGGCGGTCGATCGCGGCGATATCAGCATCGATAGCGAAGAGGAAAAAAAGGAGAAGGAAAAGAAACGCGAGGAGGCCCAGAAGGAATACTCCGACCTGGTGTCCCTCATTACGGACCGGTTGAAGGACAAGATCAAGGAGGTGCGCTTCTCGAACCGCCTGACCGACAGCGCCTGCTGCCTGGTTGCCGACGAACATGGCATGAACGCCAACATGGAACGCATCATGAAAGCGCTCAACCAGAGTGTGCCCGAATCAAAACGCATCCTGGAGCTGAACCCGGACCACGCCATCCTCAAGGTAATGGCCGAGCTTCACACGGCAGACAAGGATGCCCCGGCCCTGGGCGACTATGCCGACCTGCTCTACGACCAGGCCCTCCTGACCGAGGGGTCGCCCATCAAGGACCCGCTGCGTTTTACGAAACTCGTCAGCGAACTGATGGTTAAAGCAGCAGCGAAATAA
- a CDS encoding NAD(P)-binding domain-containing protein, whose translation MSSLYDVLIIGGGPAGLATAYLCHKHGLSYLVLESGKAVFQGIANTYPEGKHVYASKPKDAPEPFLVDELRPPDKPVTVESYIQYVQHFVQHEKINVQTEVALEDIREERDVLSVITDKRVFRGRKVVLAFGSSIPRELSVYGDAKMVAKNLEDAGKYVGVKTLVIGGGNTAADVVIAILKAKREVNDNQPVYWSHTSGKFDVNKETAQRLGEEILLGGNIRLYPGATPRIGEVDKEGVDRLVIRINEFKQADGIDLYHALSFPMENVIACIGSQGPMPIFDKLGIQMITCAAGVCKIAKEGDRLALLTSEFESTRKGVYVIGGAISPSYMKIKEGAIAEERHPNLIYTAINDAYHVVEAIRKKTGN comes from the coding sequence ATGAGCTCATTGTACGATGTACTCATCATAGGGGGCGGCCCGGCCGGCCTGGCCACCGCCTACCTGTGCCACAAGCATGGCCTCTCCTACCTGGTGCTTGAATCGGGTAAAGCGGTATTCCAGGGAATCGCCAATACCTATCCCGAGGGCAAGCATGTGTACGCCTCCAAACCCAAGGACGCGCCGGAACCGTTTTTGGTGGACGAACTGCGGCCGCCCGACAAGCCGGTCACGGTGGAGAGCTACATCCAGTATGTGCAGCATTTCGTGCAGCACGAGAAGATCAATGTGCAAACCGAGGTTGCCCTGGAGGATATTCGTGAAGAGCGGGACGTGCTCTCCGTGATAACCGACAAGCGCGTGTTTCGCGGACGCAAGGTCGTGCTTGCCTTCGGAAGCAGCATCCCCCGTGAACTCTCGGTATACGGCGATGCCAAGATGGTGGCCAAGAACCTGGAGGATGCCGGCAAATACGTCGGCGTCAAGACACTGGTCATCGGCGGCGGCAACACCGCGGCCGATGTGGTCATCGCCATACTCAAGGCCAAGCGGGAGGTGAACGACAACCAGCCGGTCTACTGGTCCCACACGTCGGGAAAATTCGACGTCAACAAGGAGACGGCCCAGCGTTTGGGCGAAGAAATCCTGCTGGGGGGCAATATCCGTCTGTATCCCGGCGCCACGCCGCGCATCGGCGAGGTGGATAAGGAGGGGGTGGACCGTCTGGTCATCCGCATCAACGAATTCAAGCAGGCGGATGGGATCGACCTGTACCACGCCCTGAGTTTTCCCATGGAGAACGTGATCGCCTGTATCGGTTCCCAAGGGCCGATGCCGATCTTCGACAAACTCGGCATCCAGATGATCACCTGCGCGGCCGGGGTCTGCAAGATCGCCAAGGAGGGGGATCGCCTGGCGCTTTTGACCTCTGAATTCGAATCCACCCGCAAAGGGGTCTATGTCATCGGCGGCGCCATCTCCCCTTCCTACATGAAGATCAAAGAAGGGGCCATTGCCGAGGAGCGCCATCCCAACCTGATCTACACCGCCATCAACGACGCCTACCACGTCGTGGAGGCCATCAGAAAGAAAACGGGAAATTAG